ggacacctccgtcaagacattgaaacaaagccgaatcccgattgttaaagtccgttggaacgccaaaaggggacccgagtttacttgggaaagacaagatcaaatgcaaagaaagtatcctcatctattcgtgaattcggaaacgcaagatctcgaggaagaaacaacgactactacgcctacttaaatttcggggcgaaatttcttttaaggagtaggtaatgtaacatcccgcccttttttggttactttccgtttaactattttaaagtccgttatatatttataacatctttcgttaatacgcgttttaaattatctcgattaggtaattcacgcacccgattcaaacttgagggactaaaattgacacggggcaaactagttgactaggtcaactagtccaccccaatcaccaccattcaaccatctcaatctctctctctttctctctagcaagaacacacacacaattaccaaattcattcaatcatcatctaaattcgatctaggaggcttacaacaaaataaattacatattcgtgatcctctcttcatcctctttattttggtaccaacttcatctcgtttgggtaacatttctaaaactctagatttctctaaattcgtgtttttgacttgaaatggtgttagttagtgtctatggctcattgtgatgtcgtgtgtgtaatttatatgctcgatctcgttgttttagtgtaactagcatgaacttgaattttggtgtgttgttcttgaattttggatgatcatatgttgttagatgttataagttcatgttctaattgtgttcctagtatcactagcttcaatttgatgtgtaagttgctttagaaaagttcatgaactcgatttatgattttggtgaatttgggttagggtttgatgaacttgaaatggacttttgatgcattgaatgccatggattatggttggtaagtgtttagttggattgtatgcttgattaccttcgaaacggcatatcattcatgtaaattggttgcccgaatcattgaattgcatttatgaacttgtatgcgattaatgttgagcattagatgcggttttggttgttataatagatagattgattgatgaaatgtgtttagttgtcttcctcgtcaaattaccttcccaacggtataaaatacttgacttgattgtttgcggatcataaattgtgtttatttggtttttggttcgtgcacttaggagttctgcatcagacttgaaatccaacctggacgccgtccagatacttggacgccgtcccagtattcaaagctggacgccgtccataaagtctggacgccgtcccagccttcaaatctggacgccgtccagatgcactggcaggctactgtcctcgttgtttgctatgctatggacctccgattcacatgtaacttgttctaacgtgctcatatatgattaaaaacctcagaaaaatagttcgggacccgacccgaacgtgttgactttttcattgactttgacccgacctaagttgacttttaatcaaacttaaccaaatgtttgtgcaatcattctaacatgcttttatacttgtaccttgcatgaaacatgacaatttgattcacatgctattatgatcgagtcttaacgagccataggactaattgaacatctttgacctatcgtgtttaccattattgatacaacctattgtttaggtcaagactagcattgttctttgcacacgtttacttgttgaagtactttactactcgtgcactcaaggtgagatcatagtcccacttttactctttttgaacttacatttgggatgagaaaacataaacatttcttttactaagtgaacacaagtacaggaaaacaaacattctacatacgagtttagaacaaaatcctcaattcgattatcattaattacacttgccgggtgtaagcgagaacttatgttgtatggatccatatgggtttgacaaaccctcattcaaacggttcgctaccgtttacgaatgaaatatattttcgagaaacagtgtatgttctagcactaagtgatggggttcaatggaaggaatgttaagcattgataattgggtgctcgtgaaacaaacttttggaatgtattactattatctcgttgttgcaaatcttgtggttcacttgtacttacttactcaaacctatgatttcaccaacgttttcgttgacagatttctatgtttttctcaggtccttgaacgatacatgatacatgcttccgctcattattttgatacttgcattggatgtcgagtatatatgcatacatggagcgtcttttggctacttttaaattgtgtcgcataagtttcatttgtacttataactttgtaacgtaacttgtggtggaactattctcgtaaactttgaacaatctttacatttgaaatgaatgcgacatatcttttggtcaaacgttgttttaaagacttatgaccacgtaacgggacctaagtagacggcgccgtcaatgacgattttgccgggtcgctacaaCTGATGTACTTCGTTTAAATGTGGGGGATGGCAAAAAAATTAGCTTTTGGCAAGATGTTTGGGTAGGAAGCTCTAACTTAGCTTCACGTTATAAACGATTACATCACCTCGATTCTAGAAAAGAAGATGTTATTGCTGATAAATGGTTCGACGACGCGTGGCATTGGTCATGGACGAGGGAGAATATAGGTAGTCGAAATGAGCAAGCTTTATGTTCTCTCTTACAAGAGATCGGTTCTTGTAATCTCCTGGATCGAGCAGATGCATGGTCATGTTCTATATCGTCTCATGGTTTATTCACAGTAAAGGATGCAAGGATTCACATGGATAATGCGTGGTTTGCTTCAGATTGTGATAAGACTTTATGGTTCAAGTTTGTCCCGCGAAAAGTTAATATCTTTATTTGGCGTTTAAGATTAAATGCTCTTCCCGTTCGTTGGAACCTTTCCGCGAAAGGTATAGATATTGATTCGGTTGTTTGTACGGTGTGTAAAAATGGTGTGGAAACTCGTGATCATTTGTTTTTTGATTGCGTTTTTGCTCAAGATTTATGGCACAGGGTTCGTGTTTGGCTCGGTTGTGCTCTCCCTAGTTGTGTTTCGTGGGATTCTTTCTTGTCTTGGGTTGAAGGGGTTCGATTACTAGCTTCTTCTAAGGAACGGATCATGGCGGTAGTTGTTACTCTCCTATGGTCCATCTGGCGTTTTCGTAACGGTGTTGTTTTCAATGATCCGTTTTGTAGCAAAAGTAGTATGTTTGATGTAATTAGATGTTTTTCTTTTCGTTGGCTTAAAAATAAAGGTCATTCAGTTTCTAACTGGAACTTATGGTTGTCTATCCCGCTGTAATTTTCCCTTAGCGTCTTGCTAGGGTTCgtgtttttataaaattatttattcTTTGGCCGTAAAAAAAAGAGGGTTGATAGTTCGAGTCTatcaagtagtgttgaagaccttttattgaaagtctactcatccgaagtatgCATTGAGTGTGTGTGTCCCAAATGGTGTTTGGCAGTATAAATTGTGGTTTAACATTTTTGGTTAGATTGTTGAATTGTTTGGTTGACAAAAATTGGGTTTGTTTAAATTCTtcttaagtgggagattttggatGGTGAAGAAGATAAAAACAAGTCAAAATTGGTGTTGCTGAAGAGTCTTCCATATAGGGAGAAATTTTCGCGCATAGGGAGGTGGCTCCCATATAGGGAGAATTGGACTCACTTAGGGGAAGTGGTCAGAACGTCCTATCCTATAATCTCCCGTATCGGGAAAGTCGTTAGACgggaaaaaattaatttttttactCTGATTCGTCTTTCTTTTGCACTGTAAATAGATCATGTAACCTATATACTTAGTGCACGAAATTTATCAATAAAATACTTTCTAGTTTGATCTGTGGATTAAAGTGATCATATCGATTACATATAACTACGTTATATCTTGTTCTTTAATTCTCGCGTTCTTATTTTCGTTTGTCGTTCTGGGTGAGTAATTTTGttaaatcacttgcgttgtttaaGTCCTAAAAATCCTTATAATAATTTAGTTTAGAGTAATTTAGCATAAATGCAGTAAATTGTTGGCTTCAGTGAATTATGAAATATTGTTTATTGGAGCTCAAAACGTGGGAGAGATTGATTGTGATGAATAGCTATATAAATACCCCCCATTGACACTCATTTTTAGACCTCTCTTTCTTCACCATTTCTTTAGTCTCAACTTTCTTCTTTGTTACAAGGATATAATTAAGTTCACCCATGGCCTAACATGGTGGTTGCAGAAATGTTGGGATGCAGCCAAGGATGACTTGCCGACAATCATCATCAATCCAATAGCCATGCATCATGCATGGGTCATTCGTTTCCATTCGATCGGCAAGTTGTCTTTGGCTACATTCTTCCTTTTGTTACTCATGTTAGGCTCTTATTGGGTGATATATAACATGCAATGTTCCTCATATTCTTGAACCATGTTATTTGCATTTATGGTTGGGTAAATGGGTTGAGGTTACAAATGCATTTAACTTATAAAGTCTAAAGTAGATAGGTAATGTGTATTTTTGTTAGATGTTGCATACATTTTTAGTGACTTAGATGAGCGTCCTAGCTATTTGTTCAAAGCTATCAACGTCAATATAAGTAATTTTTGTGAGTATCAAAATGAGTCAAGTTGGGTCGACCCGAAACACTTATGTATAGCTTATTATTCACCTTTTGAAATGATCAAGTTAACAATTTAGAAGTGGATTAAATATTAAATGAATACAATGAAGGTAGATAAGCTGTTAATTAATTGGAACAACTTATAAAGCACATATAATCTTTTTCTTGTTCTAGAGTCTTACTAGATACGGAGTAGTTTTTAATATATTTCATTGGTTTGCTCGAGTCAATAAGTCGCCTCGTGGCCATTGCCGCAAAGTGATGGTCGTCTTGAGATTAAGATTAGTCGAGTCGTAAAGCGGGTCAGAAGCACAGgtacaccaaaaaaaaaaaaaaaaaaaaaaaaaaagttagtaagcTCATACACCTTAAAAAAAAGCTTCTTTTTTTGTTCAAATTCAATAAGACTCCGGGCTGTAAAAACAAGTTTACCCAAGCTTAATTTTCAGAGTTTACCTGTTAGATATGTTATAAACATACTACACACTAGACACAAATTTAGGCTTCTAAGAATTGTGGTCACACTTTGCTACTTTTGTATTATTTACACAAGAAAAACATAAACAAAATAGTACAAATTAGGTGCCCTGTACAAACACTAACATTTCACATACAAACACTTGATAATAATACATCTCATCTACCAGAAGACACCAAGTTTTTATCTTTATTGTCTTCTTGTATTTCCGATGTTGACTTTAAGGGACGAGGTAGCGGAAGAGGATGACTTGGTTCGGGTAACGAACCTGCTACAGCCACATACGGTTGCAGGTCGGGTTTTGGGGTATAAACAAACGAAAGATCCCGGTTCGCACCAAGTGCTACCAATTCCTTTTCTTCCAAACCTTTCGGAGGGCCTAAACCGCATCGATCAGGCTTGTGTTTTGCCAATGCATCTTTAAATTTCTTGATCTGTATCATCATAAATCCTTGGGTTAAAGAATGGTCATAAATCTATtatgattttctaatttataaaagGTAAAAGGTATAACTTGTCAAAAATTTAAAAAATGCTTATACCTAAGTTGTTTAGTCAACCAAAAAAAATGGATTTTCATTTTAGTAAAATAACTTTCATAATTACTACATACGTTCGTCGCTACATTTTTGAAATGATAACAAAATTGACGGGTCAATCGAACCAGACCCAACCCATTATGCCTCAACACAGTAAGATGACATGCCCATTTAGACCCATTACCCAACTAGCCACCTCAAGTGTAACCATTACTAATAGAAGAGAAAATAAAGGAATATGACACGAACCGTAGCATTTGTACAGCTGAAGCTACAAAGACGACCTTCAGCCCCTCTATAAAACCGAAAGAATGGAAGAACGTGAACACCGAGGCTGTAACACATGGATTTGTGATCCTCATAGTTCACTTGCAAAAACTGTACATCTGGATTCATCTCTGCTAATTGACATATCTGCAACACCCGAAAGTTGTATATCTTAGAAAATGGTAGATGTGGTAAAATGGGCGGGTTGGAAGGTTTTGTAAAGGGTTGTCAAAACATGAAATTTTAATACCGTAAATGATATACAAAATATATAGCATTTCACCAATCATTTGAGTTTGTGTGTTAAAAATATACCCTTTAGGAAACTTTCAATCTGTTTGACTCGTTACCATGAGCTAAAGTTTCAGATTTGACTCATTTGACCGAATAGAAATACAACATATATAACCCGACTAGACCGAGGAAAAATATCGATTCGCCTATGAATAAAAGatcaaattaaaaaagaaaaaaagatttgATTTTGAGACATACCTTAGGATGAAGAGCTTTGCAGCCTCCACAACCAGGCGAAAAGAAATCAACGACGACTAACTGATCGCCTGCCTGCGAAAGAGATTCGACGAGATCTTCTGCACCGGTTATTTCCTTCATGTTCGGTTGAAGACCTTTATCCCACCATCTTAAATATTTCCCAATACTAATACTCATCTGTTTCATCCCAATTACAACAACCATGAGTTAAGTAACTTTAACTACCACTAATTGCAAGAAATAAATCAACATAGTAATTATGCTTCAACAATTTGATCTTTCAATCACATATATCATGAATTCTAGTACTGTAGGTCTGTAGCATGAATCAAGTCGTCTTCCTAAAAGAATTTAAAATCTAGATCCATAAAATACATCATCAAGAAACTAAATAAATTGCATAAAGAACAGCATCAAGAAAGATCATAAAGTCCCTTCCTTTTTAATTTTCTTGAACATAGTCAAACACTAAATACCTATTTTGTACTTATTAGCTTATACCTGGTTGCAACATCAAACTCATCTTTTATTAACTACATAAGAACATATGAATATGATATTATACAAATAATTCATAGGGCATAAACCAAATAAGAAACAAAAAAACAATAAAAAGCCCAAATCTTGATGACAATATAATGCTAAAAATTATAAATTCAAATAATCAAGATGACATCCAATCACATAAATTTCAGACAAATTAATCACATAAATTTCAGACAAATTAATCACATAAATTTCAGACAAATTGCTTAATTACTTGTAAAATCGAATTAATAAATATGGGTAATAgctgaaataaaaaataaaaaatacaaaccTTAGCATCAGAAGCAGCAGCCAGTTGGGAACCAGCTCTTTTTTCTTGACCTCTCATAGCCACCGGCCGGCCAAAAAATTCACCGCCGGCCGATGAACGGACGGTTAAAGATGACCCCAAATTTGAAAAAGCAGGCATCTTTATCATACCCACCGACAATTTATCCAATTTATTACACAACAAACCATGATTATTACACGCAGAAAGCATGTAATCATTACTCATAAGTTTAGCCATATGTTCAATTATTGATCTTTCCCCAAATCAAACATAAACTTTGTATAATTTCAGATGTAAAATGAAGAATTGAATAAAGGGTTTTTGGATTGATTTTAGTCAAAAGTCTTTTTTTTTATTGCTTATTTTTGTGATGTGTGTTTTATGACAATACGTATAAGAGTAAAAAGTGGTTTTTGAAATTGGGATTGAAGAAATTGTGGGGTCATTATTTTTTCTTTTTTGGATTAAAATTTCTCTTTTGTTTTGGATCATGCTTTTTCCTAGTCATATTTGCATCGGATAACATGATCCAACGGTGGATAAATTTGATAATAGTACATGACAGGTGGATGAGTCCTCTGTTATTATATAATACCCCCTGTGTTAACATGATATGCAATTTAAGTCCTCAAATGTTAGAATTTAGTTTGTTTAAATTGTATGTTTTAGATAAGAACATTTTGCAAGTCACTGGAGTCATgattgttggaaaatcgtgtgtacttttaaatcagattaatgcagcggatagttaaaataataaacaattattattttataaaccatttataaaattaaatattcatatatttaaatttaataaaacatgtaCATGATTCACGATctcaaagatccagttacaccactaataattgtcaaaatatgtaattcacaaagtgagtaaacgatatacctttcttgaagaaactgattgaaggagagaaacctacgatcaaaaatatgaccgtctcttaggatagtccacactacacttcaaacaacgtcaatggatgctagtccaaacccaagtaataattaatcaacctttgattaatattatgaatccAAAATGATACTCCGTATGAAACAATGTTATTTTTTCTTACTTCCTCTCTTTTCAATTCTCTCGTCCATAGATATAATATGAAGTAAAGTAAAAGTATCAATCAATTTGGATCACGGATATATTTTCCTTTTTGAAAGTCGTATTTATGATTTACGCGTTTTAACTTCTTTTGTAATTTTCTTTttcaaagtcgtatttctcaaatactttaggggtatattatgtaacttataattaataatttctatcgctttcatgtgaatagtaaattaattaatttcgttttatttattattcatataaatagtaaatgaattaatttcgatttactattttgttacttgagtaatatatatacatcatatatatattttatttgacgtctcggtgtatatgtgtgtgacccagaaggctcaaatgaagttggccatatagttatatgttgtaccttgcacattaatcctacagactcccacttgtgcatggcacaacacctaGTAACTATACAAaaaatggtaagcgtctagcaacacgtcattgtcccaaaattcatgtgagggtagtttctcgaaactgtttatggtaagttttaaatgtcattcgtccttttgtttcagatactttagttaaacttgagatatggatcatcggtcattctcatttgtttaacaattttgtttctcgatcttagtactgaattagatcaccaaactaattaagtatcatcttaattacatctgggtgcggccacacaaatatcttattcattcatcgaggagctcaaaaagtatctaactccaaacattttagaggaataaatcctatattgcatacacgtgtctatcacgagctttacattatacctaaTAATGacctttatgaaatgtcccgttcttattgattaaaaacgttccatattaattgatttcgttgcgaggttttgacctctatatgagacgtttttcaaagactgcattcattttaaaacaaaccataacctttatttcatcaataaaggtttaaaaagctttacgtagattatcaaataatgataatctaaaatatcctgtttacacacgaccattacctaatggtttacaatacaaatatgttacaacaaaataagtttcttgaatgcagtttttacacaatatcatacaagcatggactccaaatctcgtccttatttaagtatgcgacagcggaagctcttaataatcacctgagaataaacatgcttaaaatgtcaacaaaaatgttggtgagttataggtttaacctatatataccaaatcataataatagaccacaagatttcatatttcaatacacatcccatacatagagataaaaatcattcatatggtgaacccctggtaaccgacaataacaagatgcatatataagaatatccccatcattccgggacacccttcggatatgatataatttcgaagtactaaagcatccggtactttggatggagtttgttaggcccaatagatctatctttaggattcgcgtcaattagggtgtctgttccctaattcttagattaccag
The window above is part of the Rutidosis leptorrhynchoides isolate AG116_Rl617_1_P2 chromosome 1, CSIRO_AGI_Rlap_v1, whole genome shotgun sequence genome. Proteins encoded here:
- the LOC139866452 gene encoding thioredoxin-like 1-1, chloroplastic, whose product is MAKLMSNDYMLSACNNHGLLCNKLDKLSVGMIKMPAFSNLGSSLTVRSSAGGEFFGRPVAMRGQEKRAGSQLAAASDAKMSISIGKYLRWWDKGLQPNMKEITGAEDLVESLSQAGDQLVVVDFFSPGCGGCKALHPKICQLAEMNPDVQFLQVNYEDHKSMCYSLGVHVLPFFRFYRGAEGRLCSFSCTNATIKKFKDALAKHKPDRCGLGPPKGLEEKELVALGANRDLSFVYTPKPDLQPYVAVAGSLPEPSHPLPLPRPLKSTSEIQEDNKDKNLVSSGR